The following coding sequences are from one Salvia hispanica cultivar TCC Black 2014 chromosome 3, UniMelb_Shisp_WGS_1.0, whole genome shotgun sequence window:
- the LOC125215755 gene encoding uncharacterized protein LOC125215755 isoform X1, translating into MFQAMATEASYDNPDDWELINDDGFVYKRKKRPRLEPIVAAPPASEQNHRLLRQKRALLKLRDRYLEEISRWELLSNTLTAMEQNASAQLMERHELHPSTSSDGASSSSEPSAADFYRRRLVDDLLSQVKEQEAIIVNVSNMCDIAQVLCSAKEGIVRQQLIDLPIWDPSPQELMAALVLELEWVVAWWSSGGFGCSYEASALCMQVCS; encoded by the exons atgtttCAAG CTATGGCCACTGAAGCCAGCTACGACAATCCCGACGACTGGGAGCTCATAAACGACGACGGCTTCGTCTACAAGCGCAAGAAGCGCCCCCGCCTCGAACCCATCGTCGCCGCCCCTCCGGCTTCGGAGCAGAACCACCGCCTCTTGCGGCAAAAGAGGGCCCTGCTGAAGTTGAGGGACAGGTACTTGGAAGAGATCAGCCGGTGGGAACTTTTGTCGAACACGTTGACGGCAATGGAGCAGAACGCTTCTGCGCAATTGATGGAGCGTCATGAGCTGCATCCCTCGACGTCTTCTGATGGGGCTTCAAGCTCCAGCGAGCCTTCCGCGGCGGATTTCTATCGACGGAGACTCGTCGATGATCTTCTCTCTCAG GTTAAAGAGCAAGAAGCAATAATAGTGAATGTATCGAATATGTGTGATATAGCCCAAGTATTGTGCAGTGCAAAAGAGGGAATTGTAAGGCAGCAGCTAATAGACCTACCGATTTGGGATCCTTCTCCACAGGAGCTCATGGCTGCATTAG TATTGGAGCTGGAATGGGTGGTGGCGTGGTGGTCCAGTGGAGGATTTGGGTGTTCATACGAAGCTTCTGCGCTTTGTATGCAGGTTTGTTCCTAG
- the LOC125215755 gene encoding uncharacterized protein LOC125215755 isoform X2 has protein sequence MFQAMATEASYDNPDDWELINDDGFVYKRKKRPRLEPIVAAPPASEQNHRLLRQKRALLKLRDRYLEEISRWELLSNTLTAMEQNASAQLMERHELHPSTSSDGASSSSEPSAADFYRRRLVDDLLSQCKRGNCKAAANRPTDLGSFSTGAHGCISIGAGMGGGVVVQWRIWVFIRSFCALYAGLFLD, from the exons atgtttCAAG CTATGGCCACTGAAGCCAGCTACGACAATCCCGACGACTGGGAGCTCATAAACGACGACGGCTTCGTCTACAAGCGCAAGAAGCGCCCCCGCCTCGAACCCATCGTCGCCGCCCCTCCGGCTTCGGAGCAGAACCACCGCCTCTTGCGGCAAAAGAGGGCCCTGCTGAAGTTGAGGGACAGGTACTTGGAAGAGATCAGCCGGTGGGAACTTTTGTCGAACACGTTGACGGCAATGGAGCAGAACGCTTCTGCGCAATTGATGGAGCGTCATGAGCTGCATCCCTCGACGTCTTCTGATGGGGCTTCAAGCTCCAGCGAGCCTTCCGCGGCGGATTTCTATCGACGGAGACTCGTCGATGATCTTCTCTCTCAG TGCAAAAGAGGGAATTGTAAGGCAGCAGCTAATAGACCTACCGATTTGGGATCCTTCTCCACAGGAGCTCATGGCTGCATTAG TATTGGAGCTGGAATGGGTGGTGGCGTGGTGGTCCAGTGGAGGATTTGGGTGTTCATACGAAGCTTCTGCGCTTTGTATGCAGGTTTGTTCCTAGATTAA
- the LOC125215755 gene encoding uncharacterized protein LOC125215755 isoform X3: MFQAMATEASYDNPDDWELINDDGFVYKRKKRPRLEPIVAAPPASEQNHRLLRQKRALLKLRDRYLEEISRWELLSNTLTAMEQNASAQLMERHELHPSTSSDGASSSSEPSAADFYRRRLVDDLLSQVKEQEAIIVNVSNMCDIAQVLCSAKEGIVRQQLIDLPIWDPSPQELMAALGDDQILELEWVVAWWSSGGFGCSYEASALCMQVCS; the protein is encoded by the exons atgtttCAAG CTATGGCCACTGAAGCCAGCTACGACAATCCCGACGACTGGGAGCTCATAAACGACGACGGCTTCGTCTACAAGCGCAAGAAGCGCCCCCGCCTCGAACCCATCGTCGCCGCCCCTCCGGCTTCGGAGCAGAACCACCGCCTCTTGCGGCAAAAGAGGGCCCTGCTGAAGTTGAGGGACAGGTACTTGGAAGAGATCAGCCGGTGGGAACTTTTGTCGAACACGTTGACGGCAATGGAGCAGAACGCTTCTGCGCAATTGATGGAGCGTCATGAGCTGCATCCCTCGACGTCTTCTGATGGGGCTTCAAGCTCCAGCGAGCCTTCCGCGGCGGATTTCTATCGACGGAGACTCGTCGATGATCTTCTCTCTCAG GTTAAAGAGCAAGAAGCAATAATAGTGAATGTATCGAATATGTGTGATATAGCCCAAGTATTGTGCAGTGCAAAAGAGGGAATTGTAAGGCAGCAGCTAATAGACCTACCGATTTGGGATCCTTCTCCACAGGAGCTCATGGCTGCATTAGGTGATGATCAAA TATTGGAGCTGGAATGGGTGGTGGCGTGGTGGTCCAGTGGAGGATTTGGGTGTTCATACGAAGCTTCTGCGCTTTGTATGCAGGTTTGTTCCTAG